In a single window of the Dinghuibacter silviterrae genome:
- a CDS encoding SusC/RagA family TonB-linked outer membrane protein, which produces MKRFHHLLLKGLLLLLLLPFILQKSLGAADNDSTIPLSAALKMVRDHYKVDILFEDKTVDGLSVPSGTVNFERSAEENLGALLRPFALHYKKVKARSYLIVSATVPAAAPAPVVQTGVVALPGRWITGTVTSTDGQALHGASVRVKGSGKGTYTDADGKFRLEVGPEDKVLLISFTGYAAAEIPIDNDMAVRLTAVASRLNDVVVIGYGTASRKNLISSVSTVKGSEVSNVPVTSIDAALQGKAAGVQVVENSGAPGDETYIRIRGNGSLFGENRPLYVIDGVPMNNLPAAQYGISGDGQRIAATNDINPNDIASIEVLKDAEASAIYGSRGANGVILITTKRGVAGKSKFTVSAYTGLASVTKRLNLLNNTQYVDLIKEERANAGLPADPTIAYTDTNTNWQNAIFRQAPITDANLSISGGTGKTSHYISLGYFDQTGTIVGLQRYKRWNGRVNFDFMATDDLKIGINLAGTHSINHRMDNSFSGQSVLAAALIENPNYPIYNRNGTYFSDPNRRVTNPVMLANSLRFVSDVDSYDGNIFGEYNILKGLKFKTSLGFDDQEVTDDRYQSVAVNNGSPASGFVSVFTQFLWLNENTLSYTLPLKGRHNFSALIGQSTQEAAVRRIGVSGSQSSTDIIQSVSGFTSLYSPTDYRSEWGLVSYFGRLNYSYNDRYLVEGVARTDGSSRFGANKRYGFFPSIAAGWRISNEAFMRDVKFVNDLKLRGSIGVTGNNEGLGSDFPSLATYSTGYNYGAEAGIAGTSLSNNDLSWESTVSSDLGLDMTFLDNRISVTVDAYDKVTNRLIFKLNLPYTSGYSRTNGANIGQMTNKGLEFLVNTDNIRGAFTWNTGTSLSINRNKITYLPETVAGDPSSSDFTESLPGSFYTSLPTSIYRVGAAVGSFFGYRSLGVNPSTGNMIYDDVNHDGKINANDRVIIGNALPKFTGSMTNTFGYKGFDFNFFFYWSYGNKVYNQTRVMLERMNAYNNGDTRTLNRWSSAHTVTDVPKAMFNDPVQVNSVTNGEMSSRFVEDGSYIRLKNVTLGYSIPMSRLRRFKVSSFRVYISGQNLLMITSYSGFDPESQNQSVKNSQLGIDWAVQPQPRTLLAGLSVNF; this is translated from the coding sequence ATGAAACGATTTCATCATTTACTGCTGAAAGGGTTACTGCTTTTGCTCCTCCTTCCGTTTATCCTGCAAAAAAGCCTTGGCGCTGCGGACAACGATTCGACCATTCCGCTGTCGGCCGCGCTTAAAATGGTCAGGGATCATTACAAGGTGGATATACTTTTTGAGGACAAAACCGTGGACGGGCTTTCGGTTCCGTCCGGCACGGTCAATTTTGAACGGTCAGCGGAAGAAAATTTAGGTGCACTGCTCCGTCCCTTTGCCCTACATTATAAAAAGGTCAAGGCAAGGTCTTACCTGATCGTCTCCGCCACAGTCCCTGCCGCTGCCCCGGCCCCGGTGGTACAGACAGGCGTTGTGGCGCTCCCGGGCCGGTGGATCACCGGCACCGTGACCTCGACGGATGGACAGGCGCTTCATGGCGCCAGCGTAAGGGTAAAAGGCAGCGGCAAGGGGACGTACACGGACGCAGACGGGAAGTTCCGGTTGGAGGTGGGTCCGGAGGATAAGGTGTTGCTGATTTCTTTTACGGGCTATGCGGCTGCTGAGATACCCATCGATAACGACATGGCCGTCCGGCTGACCGCCGTGGCGAGCCGGTTGAACGACGTCGTTGTCATCGGGTACGGCACCGCCAGCAGAAAGAACCTCATCTCCTCTGTGTCCACCGTCAAGGGGAGCGAAGTATCCAACGTGCCTGTGACGAGCATAGATGCTGCCCTGCAAGGAAAAGCCGCCGGCGTACAAGTGGTCGAGAACTCCGGTGCCCCCGGGGACGAGACCTATATCCGCATCCGGGGGAACGGATCATTGTTCGGCGAAAACCGGCCGTTGTATGTGATCGACGGGGTGCCCATGAATAACCTGCCGGCGGCGCAGTATGGCATATCGGGCGACGGCCAGCGGATCGCGGCCACCAACGACATCAACCCCAACGACATCGCTTCCATCGAAGTCCTAAAGGATGCCGAGGCCTCCGCCATCTACGGGTCGAGGGGCGCCAACGGGGTCATCCTGATCACGACCAAAAGGGGCGTGGCGGGAAAATCTAAATTTACGGTCAGTGCGTATACCGGTCTGGCCAGCGTGACCAAGCGCTTGAACCTGCTGAACAACACCCAGTATGTCGACCTGATCAAGGAGGAAAGGGCCAACGCGGGGCTGCCTGCCGATCCCACCATCGCCTATACCGACACGAACACCAACTGGCAAAACGCCATTTTCCGGCAGGCGCCGATCACCGACGCCAACCTGTCCATATCGGGAGGAACGGGTAAAACCTCCCATTATATCTCGTTGGGCTACTTCGACCAGACCGGGACCATCGTCGGCCTTCAGCGCTACAAGCGATGGAACGGACGGGTGAACTTCGACTTCATGGCGACCGACGACCTCAAGATCGGGATCAACCTTGCCGGCACCCATTCGATCAACCACCGGATGGACAACAGCTTTTCCGGCCAGTCCGTCCTGGCGGCGGCGCTCATCGAAAACCCCAATTATCCCATCTACAACCGGAACGGCACCTACTTCAGCGACCCCAACCGCCGGGTCACGAACCCGGTCATGCTGGCCAACTCGTTGCGGTTCGTCTCCGACGTCGACAGCTATGACGGGAACATCTTTGGCGAATACAACATCCTGAAGGGGTTAAAGTTCAAGACCAGCTTAGGTTTTGACGACCAGGAAGTGACCGACGACCGGTACCAGTCCGTGGCCGTCAACAACGGGTCTCCGGCCAGCGGTTTTGTGTCTGTTTTCACCCAGTTTCTCTGGCTCAATGAAAATACGTTATCCTATACGCTTCCGCTAAAAGGACGGCACAACTTTTCCGCCCTGATCGGGCAAAGTACACAGGAAGCAGCCGTCCGGCGGATCGGCGTATCGGGCTCGCAAAGCTCGACCGACATCATCCAGTCGGTCTCCGGTTTCACCTCCCTGTATTCGCCCACCGACTACCGCTCCGAGTGGGGGCTGGTGTCCTATTTTGGCCGTCTGAATTATAGCTATAACGACCGTTACCTGGTGGAAGGCGTGGCGCGTACGGATGGTTCGTCCCGGTTTGGTGCCAACAAGCGGTATGGTTTTTTCCCCTCGATCGCCGCCGGGTGGCGCATCAGCAACGAAGCGTTTATGCGGGACGTCAAATTCGTCAACGACCTAAAGCTCCGGGGCAGCATCGGGGTCACCGGGAACAACGAAGGGCTGGGGTCGGACTTTCCTTCCCTGGCGACCTACAGTACCGGCTACAACTATGGAGCGGAGGCCGGGATTGCCGGGACCTCCCTCTCCAACAACGACCTGAGCTGGGAGTCCACCGTGTCCAGCGACCTTGGCCTGGACATGACCTTTTTGGACAACCGCATCAGCGTCACGGTGGATGCCTACGACAAGGTCACCAACCGGTTGATTTTTAAACTCAACCTACCTTATACCTCGGGCTATTCCCGGACCAACGGGGCCAATATCGGGCAGATGACCAACAAGGGGCTGGAGTTCCTGGTCAACACCGACAACATCCGCGGCGCCTTTACCTGGAACACGGGCACCAGCTTGTCCATTAACCGCAACAAGATCACCTACCTTCCGGAAACCGTCGCCGGCGATCCGAGCAGTTCCGACTTTACGGAAAGCCTGCCGGGCTCTTTCTATACGAGCCTGCCGACCAGCATCTATAGGGTAGGGGCGGCCGTCGGTTCGTTTTTTGGGTACCGGTCCTTAGGCGTCAATCCATCCACCGGCAATATGATCTACGACGACGTAAACCATGACGGCAAGATCAACGCGAACGACCGCGTGATCATTGGCAATGCCTTGCCAAAGTTTACGGGGAGCATGACCAATACCTTTGGTTATAAGGGTTTCGACTTCAACTTTTTCTTTTACTGGTCCTACGGCAACAAGGTCTACAACCAGACACGCGTGATGCTGGAAAGGATGAACGCATATAACAACGGGGATACGAGGACGTTGAACCGGTGGTCGTCGGCGCATACCGTTACGGATGTGCCCAAGGCGATGTTCAATGACCCCGTTCAGGTCAACAGCGTTACCAACGGGGAAATGTCGTCACGATTTGTGGAGGATGGGTCGTATATCCGGTTGAAGAATGTGACGCTGGGGTATTCCATACCCATGTCCCGTCTCCGTCGTTTTAAAGTTTCCAGCTTCCGGGTATACATCAGCGGGCAAAACCTGCTCATGATCACCAGCTATTCCGGATTCGATCCGGAATCACAAAATCAATCTGTCAAAAACTCTCAGCTGGGCATCGACTGGGCCGTCCAGCCGCAACCCCGCACCCTTCTTGCCGGTCTTTCGGTTAATTTTTAA
- a CDS encoding RNA polymerase sigma-70 factor, protein MKGPKKRSGNNPLRIAQDNEAGEEAFLTDNEALIRLMLKEDPEKGFSVLFKRYYGTLCSHVTRFVYSKEVAEDIVSEVFFHFWKNRLYATVTTSFRAYLYTAARNRAFNYLKQEFGEKLSADADWPVDNNPQTILLFNELMTKIERTIGSFPPQCQKVFLLSRFEGRKNREIADELNIRMKTVEAHIMKALGILRKTLSDYLKQ, encoded by the coding sequence ATGAAAGGACCGAAAAAACGCTCCGGAAACAATCCTTTACGGATCGCCCAGGACAACGAGGCGGGGGAGGAGGCATTCCTTACAGACAACGAGGCGCTGATCCGGCTGATGCTGAAGGAAGACCCGGAAAAGGGCTTTTCCGTCCTTTTCAAGCGGTATTATGGAACCCTTTGCAGCCATGTTACCCGGTTTGTGTATTCAAAGGAAGTTGCAGAAGACATTGTGAGCGAGGTATTTTTTCATTTTTGGAAAAACCGGCTATACGCGACCGTCACCACCAGTTTCCGCGCCTATCTGTACACCGCCGCCAGGAACAGGGCGTTTAACTACCTGAAACAGGAGTTTGGCGAAAAACTGTCCGCGGACGCGGACTGGCCCGTGGACAACAATCCGCAAACGATTTTGTTGTTCAACGAGCTGATGACAAAGATCGAGCGGACCATCGGTTCTTTCCCGCCCCAATGCCAGAAGGTATTTCTGCTGAGCCGGTTCGAAGGCCGGAAAAACCGGGAAATCGCGGATGAACTGAATATCCGGATGAAGACGGTGGAGGCACACATCATGAAGGCTTTGGGCATTTTACGAAAAACACTATCCGACTACCTGAAACAATGA
- a CDS encoding FecR family protein: MELDKHILWEHFAGRSTPLGKQQIEEWLRVPGNIERYYEWLDEWERRNPQFVPDTGAALDRVLQEPGGQRVTRKVRGMSRVFRFRLLAASVAALVLVTAAYLLRDRSMSTAYGETRSVILPDGSLVSMNANSTIRYSRFGFGQRGREVFLSGEADFTVTRDGNQPFEVTTGKDLHVVVLGTRFTVYARAGQERVVLRQGKVRLDYRDEQKILQPGDLFTADADGRFRLEHISAPENLSAWKDHEFLFDGTSMSEVAGMIRDNFGLTVRFDPTALASRRITGSFHADTVTELLDVMAQLLNIHYTIREDTIYFSE, from the coding sequence ATGGAGCTCGATAAGCATATATTGTGGGAGCACTTCGCGGGGAGATCGACGCCGCTCGGCAAACAACAAATCGAAGAGTGGCTTCGCGTACCCGGGAATATCGAACGGTATTACGAATGGCTGGACGAATGGGAAAGGAGAAACCCCCAGTTTGTGCCGGATACGGGCGCTGCCCTGGACAGGGTTCTGCAAGAGCCTGGCGGACAACGGGTGACCAGAAAGGTCCGGGGCATGTCGCGTGTATTCCGCTTCCGGCTGCTGGCCGCCTCGGTGGCTGCCTTGGTGCTGGTGACGGCTGCTTATCTTTTGAGGGATCGATCCATGTCCACGGCCTATGGAGAAACGCGTTCGGTGATTCTCCCGGATGGCAGCCTGGTATCGATGAATGCCAACTCGACGATCCGGTACAGCCGGTTTGGCTTTGGACAACGCGGCAGGGAAGTGTTTCTCTCCGGTGAGGCGGACTTTACGGTGACCCGCGATGGCAATCAGCCCTTCGAGGTCACGACAGGAAAAGACCTGCACGTCGTCGTGTTGGGCACGCGGTTCACGGTGTATGCCCGGGCAGGCCAGGAAAGGGTCGTCCTCCGCCAGGGGAAGGTCCGGCTGGACTACCGGGACGAACAAAAGATCCTGCAACCGGGCGATCTTTTTACCGCGGATGCTGACGGACGCTTCAGACTGGAACATATTTCCGCCCCTGAAAACCTATCGGCCTGGAAAGACCATGAGTTTCTTTTTGACGGGACCTCCATGTCCGAGGTCGCCGGGATGATCCGGGACAACTTCGGACTCACCGTACGCTTCGACCCAACGGCCCTGGCCAGCCGCCGGATCACGGGGTCCTTCCATGCGGATACGGTGACCGAACTGTTGGACGTTATGGCCCAATTGCTCAACATCCACTATACCATACGGGAAGACACCATTTACTTCTCCGAATAG